The DNA segment CGGCGCGGGTGATCCGTTCACGCGCTCCACGGCCGCGGCGGCTCACCGGCCCTGTGCTCACCTCTAGCAGGATACCGACCTGTCTACTTCATGGTCAATGTGGCGGCTTGTCAACCAGTGTTAAGTACACAGATCGGTTTACATAGTGGCGAGATCGGAGTACCGTCACCGATCACCGACCGGTGAGTCGCTCTCGATTCGCCTGAGCGACAACGACGTCGGCGTACGGCCGCTGCGAGGAGGAACATGACCGAGACAACGCCGGGCAACCCGATCTTGGTGATCGGAGCCACCGGACGACATGGAAACACCGGTGAGCACGTGGTGAGGAGGCTGCATGAGGAGGGCAGGGCGGTCCGTGTGCTGGCCCGCACGCTGGGCGACCGCACCGAACGCCTCGCCGCCCTGGGCGCCGAGATCGTGCAGGGCGATCTCCACGACCGCCGCACCCTCGTGCCCGCCCTCGCCGAGGTGGATCTGGTCTACTTCACCTACCCGATCGCCGACGGAGTGGTGTCCGCCGCGGCGAACTACGCGTCGGCGGTGCGTGACGTCGGGCGTAACCCGCGCACCGTCGTGATGTCGATGGGACCGGCGAACCCGGACCATCCGAGCGACCTGGGTCGCGCCCAGTGGATGGCCGAACAGGTGATGGACTGGGCCGGCCTGGATCTCGTGATCCTGCGGATCGCCGCGCTCTTCCACCAGAACCTCCTGGTACTGCACGCGCCGTCGATCGGCAGGGAGGGGCTCTTCCGGAACTCTTTCGGCTCCGGTGCCGTCGGGTGGATCAGCGGCCGCGACGCCGCCGAGCTGGGTCTCGCGGCACTGCTTCACCCGGAACGCTTCGCCGGGCGGGTGACGTACCCGCTGGGATCCGAGCAATTCACCCACGCCGACATCGCCGCACTTCTGTCCGAGGTGCTGGGCACGCCCGTCGGGTTCCATCCTGTCACCCGCGAGCAGTGGCAGCGCGAGCTGACGGAGCTGGCCGATCTGGACGGCGGGCGCGTCGTCAACACCGCGATGGCCCAACACATCCCGGCGGTGGGCGAGGCGATCGTGCGCAGCGGCACCGCGCTACCGGCCGACGCCGCGACACTGCGGACACTGATCGGTCGGGAACCGGTGACGCTGCGCGACTTCCTCATCGCGAACCGGGAAGCGTTCGAACCGCTCGCATACACCCCCGTGGGCGCACCCGGTGTCGCGCGCGCGGACGTCTCCGGTCAGCACTGACCGACCGCCGACGGCTCCGGCGCGCTGGTGGCCACCGCGACGAGCGCTCTGCTGATCTTCGACGTCTGGCCGTCACCCCGGCGTCATCGACACCAGTGTGAAGATCCGAACGCGCCCAGGCACTTTCGCGTGGCACTGCGACAGCAGCGGTTCCGACCAGCCCTCCTCGAGGATCACCTCGACCGGACCGTGCTCACCGCTGAGCACGACGCGGTGGCTGTTGTCGCCGCGCTCGACCGACAGCGGCGCCAGACCGGCGATGCGGTCGTCTCCGTACTTCTCACGGGCGAAATACTGTGCGGCCTGGACCGCGTGCGGCAGCGAGGTGCGGCCGCGCAGGAACCGGTTGTCCAACCGTCCGTCGAGGTACATCCGCACCAGCTCCACGGGATCGGCCGAATCGACCCGGCCGTAGCACAGCCCCTCGGGCAGGACCAGCATGGTGGCCGCGAACCGGTCGCCGCCGAGATGTGAGCATTCCCAGGCAATGTCGGGGTATGCGGCGGTGATCGCGGCGATGGCCCCGCGGCCCCGCACCGCACAGCACTGGTCGTGCCTGCCGTGCGCGCAGACGGCGACGACCGGGTCGGGGGAAACGACGCCGTCGGATCCGTCCAACGCGAGGTCGAGATACCCCTGCGGACCGTCGACCTCACCGGCGTAGAGCGCCTCGTCGCCGAGAGTGGAGCGGGCCACGAACCACCGCCACCGCGGGGCGGCCGATCGGCGGCCGTGGCGGCGGATGGCGGCGATGCGCATCCCGGCCGCCTCGACGCGGCGCACGATCGCGCGGCCGAGGTCGGGATCGATCACCGCGGGCGACTGCAGGAACGCCGAAGGCCCCCAGCCGCCGGACAATTCGAGCAGCACCCAGGACGTGCCCGCGCCCGCGGTGCCGTACATCGGATCGTCGCGGCGCAGCGACTGGTCACTGCACGGGATGCGCTTCAGGATGTTCATGCCTGCGCGGGCGTCACGGGGACCACCACGGCCTCCCGTAGCAGCCTGCGGATCAGCACCGTCCCGTCTGCCCGGTCGAGGCCGGGCAGGCTGCCCGCGTCGGCCGTCAGGCCCCGGTGCAGGGCCAGCAGCGCCGGCCCACACGAGCCCGGGAAGGTGATGACCCGGTCGGGGAGCCGCAGCGTGATGCCGTCACCGGCGGTGTCCACCGCCGCGACGAGGCCGTGGCGCCACCGCACCGGCGTGGTGTCCGAGTGCGCGGCCGCGTCCAGAATCGCCAACGGCCGCACCGCCACCGGGCGGGTCCGCTCGGCGTGCCTGCGCGTCAACTGCCGCGCGGCGGCACCGCTGAGCGCGGTCGCGTCGTCGCGCAGGGTTTCGACGAGCTGCGCCATCACCTTGCTCACCGTCGCGATGATCTCATCCTGATCGGCCGGATCGCCGCCCATCGGCAACGATGCCCGAAACGTGGCGTTGTCGGCCAGCGCATCGACCACCGCACGCGCCACGTCCACGCCCGTCACCGCGGACACCCCGACGGTGAGGTGGACCGAGGTGGTGTCCAGCGCCTGCGCCGAATGCACCCATCCGCGCGGGAGATACAGCGCATCGCCCGCCGACAGCACGGTGTCGATCACCGGTTCGCCCCCGGCGCGGTCGGTGACGGCTGCCCGGTGCTGCGTCCACGGCTGCGAGGGCAGCGGGTGGGTGTGCACCGGTTCGTGGACGACCCAGCGCTTCTGGCCGGCCGTCTGCAGCACGAACACGTCGTGGACGTCGTAGTGCGGGTCGAACCCCCGGTTACTGGGCGGGGTGACATAGGCGTTCGCCTGTACCGGGTGGCCGAGGTCGTCGACCATGCGGTGGACGAAGTCGATCACCGGCGGCCACAGTCGGTGCAGACCCTGCAGCACGATCGTCGCGCCGGCGGCGAACTGTTCGAGCACCTTGGCGGAGTCGACCTGGTCGGGCATCTCCGCACCGAAACCGGCCGGCCCCAGATAGCAGTCCTTGGCCAGGACGTCACCCTCTTTGGCCAGTCGGATGAACGGCGCGCGTACCCCGCGTTCGGCTATCAGCTCGTCGACCATCGCGGGCGAGAGCAGGTCGGCGAAGTCGCGGGGTAGCGCGCCGGAACGGCTGAGCAGCGGTCGGCGACCCCAGTATTCAGTGGCGAATGTGCCCGGGTCGGTGGCGATGCAGCGGCTCAGCATCTCACTGGGTCACGCGGTTCCGTCGGCCCCGCCGTCGTGGCCTTCGGGGTTGGAGCCGCCGTCAGCGGTGCCTTCACCGGTGTTCGCGGTTCCGTCGGCCCCGCCGTCGTGGCCCTCCGGGTTCGAGCCGCCGTCAGCGGTTCCCTCGCCGCCGCCCGGAGTGGTGGTGATGTCGTCGTCGTCGAGCGCCATGGTGTTCCCTTTCTGTCGGCGCATCGCGCCGAATACCGGCTCCGGCCGTCAGGGCGACCCGCGAGCGGGCTGGGTACCGGCACGCTGCCCCCGCAGGGTTGCCAGCCACGGGCGTAACGAAACGACCCCTAATCGATGCCACTGGTACCGTAACCGGTCGACAGTGAGGAGAACCGATGCTGATCGGCGTCACCGGAGGAACCGGATACGTGGGAGCGCATTGCGTACGAGCCCTGCTGGCGGACGGCCACGGGGTTCGGCTGCTGGTCGGGCCCGATGCCGAGGGGGCGCCGGTGCTCGACCGTCTGGCCGGACTCGGTGGCGTCGAGGTGCTCTCCGGTGACATCCGCGACGCGACGACGATCTCCCACCTTCTCGACGGGTGTGACAGTGTCCTGCACGGCGCGGGCGTGGTGGGCACCGACAACCGTCGCAGCGCGCTGATGTGGGAGGTCAACGCATACGCGACCGAGGCGCTGCTCACCCAGGCGGTGCGCGCCGGTCTCGACCCCGTCGTGTCCGTGAGCAGCTACAGCGCGTTGTTCCCGCCGCCGGACGGGATCATCGGGCCGGACACCCCGACGTCGGCGGGCCGCAGCGCATACGCCAAGACGAAGGGGTACGCCGACCGCGTCGCCCGGCGCCTGCAGGATCAGGGCGCGCCCGTCGTCGTCACCTACCCGTCGAGCGTCGTGGGGCCGGCGTTCCACACCGCACCAGGTGTCACCGAACGCGGGTGGGCGCCGCTCGTGCGGTTCGGGGTGGCGCCCAGGCTGCGCGGCGGCATGCAGATGATCGATGTCCGCGACGTCGCGGCGGTCCACGCCGCGGCGATGAAGCCCGGTCGCGGGCCGCGGCGCTACGTCTGCGGCGGGGAGCTCGTGACCTTCGACGGAATGATCGACGCCCTCGAGCGGGGGTCCGGTCGGCGCTTCCGGCGAATCCCGCTGAGCCCTGGCGTATTCCGCGGCATCAGCAGAATCGGCGACACGCTGGCCGGCGTCGTCCCGCTCGGCGACGGGCTGACCTACGAGGCGGCGCTGCTCCTCACCGCGGCCACCCCGACCGACGATTCGGCCACACGGGCGGACTTCGGTCTCTCGTGGCGGTCGCCGGTGGACGCGATCATCGAGTCGTTCGCCGACCGCGCGCCCGCCTAGGGGTCAGGCGCCCCGCTGCGCCGTGCCGACCCGCCCGGGCATGGTCTTCGCGACCTGAATGGTCAACTCCCGCATGGCCGGAATCGCCGCCACGAGCGCATCGACCGTTGCCGCGGGCAATTCCGCGAGCGCCGCGGACACCGAACCCGCGATCGCGTCCTCGATCGCCTCGCGTTCGGCGAGCGCGCGAGCCGTCGGCTCCAGCAGCGACACCCGCCGGTCACGCGGGTCGGCCCGCTTGTCGATGAGTCCTCGGTCCATCAGCGCGCGCACCGCCGTGCTGACATTGCTCGACTGCATGTTCGTGACCCCGGCGACTTCCGACACGCTGCGGCCGGGTTCGTCGATGACCGCGCGCAGTACCGCGACTTCGGAGGCCGGCAGCGGTTCGAGTCCCACCTGCGCCGCCCCGAGCCGGGCGAGCCGCCAGGACAGGTCGTGCAGCGCGAGCGCCAGTTCGCGGTGTAGCGCGGCAGGCGCGCCGACTTCAGCCATATTCATATTTTGACACACATATCTTGAAATACGTATGATTTTATAATCAAGTGCCGGGTCGTCTGCCGTGCACGCCGGAAGGAAGTCCATGCCTCAGAAGGTCGCGGCG comes from the Mycolicibacterium litorale genome and includes:
- a CDS encoding NmrA family NAD(P)-binding protein; the encoded protein is MTETTPGNPILVIGATGRHGNTGEHVVRRLHEEGRAVRVLARTLGDRTERLAALGAEIVQGDLHDRRTLVPALAEVDLVYFTYPIADGVVSAAANYASAVRDVGRNPRTVVMSMGPANPDHPSDLGRAQWMAEQVMDWAGLDLVILRIAALFHQNLLVLHAPSIGREGLFRNSFGSGAVGWISGRDAAELGLAALLHPERFAGRVTYPLGSEQFTHADIAALLSEVLGTPVGFHPVTREQWQRELTELADLDGGRVVNTAMAQHIPAVGEAIVRSGTALPADAATLRTLIGREPVTLRDFLIANREAFEPLAYTPVGAPGVARADVSGQH
- a CDS encoding sucrase ferredoxin; its protein translation is MNILKRIPCSDQSLRRDDPMYGTAGAGTSWVLLELSGGWGPSAFLQSPAVIDPDLGRAIVRRVEAAGMRIAAIRRHGRRSAAPRWRWFVARSTLGDEALYAGEVDGPQGYLDLALDGSDGVVSPDPVVAVCAHGRHDQCCAVRGRGAIAAITAAYPDIAWECSHLGGDRFAATMLVLPEGLCYGRVDSADPVELVRMYLDGRLDNRFLRGRTSLPHAVQAAQYFAREKYGDDRIAGLAPLSVERGDNSHRVVLSGEHGPVEVILEEGWSEPLLSQCHAKVPGRVRIFTLVSMTPG
- a CDS encoding cupin domain-containing protein, coding for MLSRCIATDPGTFATEYWGRRPLLSRSGALPRDFADLLSPAMVDELIAERGVRAPFIRLAKEGDVLAKDCYLGPAGFGAEMPDQVDSAKVLEQFAAGATIVLQGLHRLWPPVIDFVHRMVDDLGHPVQANAYVTPPSNRGFDPHYDVHDVFVLQTAGQKRWVVHEPVHTHPLPSQPWTQHRAAVTDRAGGEPVIDTVLSAGDALYLPRGWVHSAQALDTTSVHLTVGVSAVTGVDVARAVVDALADNATFRASLPMGGDPADQDEIIATVSKVMAQLVETLRDDATALSGAAARQLTRRHAERTRPVAVRPLAILDAAAHSDTTPVRWRHGLVAAVDTAGDGITLRLPDRVITFPGSCGPALLALHRGLTADAGSLPGLDRADGTVLIRRLLREAVVVPVTPAQA
- a CDS encoding NAD-dependent epimerase/dehydratase family protein, whose product is MLIGVTGGTGYVGAHCVRALLADGHGVRLLVGPDAEGAPVLDRLAGLGGVEVLSGDIRDATTISHLLDGCDSVLHGAGVVGTDNRRSALMWEVNAYATEALLTQAVRAGLDPVVSVSSYSALFPPPDGIIGPDTPTSAGRSAYAKTKGYADRVARRLQDQGAPVVVTYPSSVVGPAFHTAPGVTERGWAPLVRFGVAPRLRGGMQMIDVRDVAAVHAAAMKPGRGPRRYVCGGELVTFDGMIDALERGSGRRFRRIPLSPGVFRGISRIGDTLAGVVPLGDGLTYEAALLLTAATPTDDSATRADFGLSWRSPVDAIIESFADRAPA
- a CDS encoding MarR family winged helix-turn-helix transcriptional regulator; amino-acid sequence: MAEVGAPAALHRELALALHDLSWRLARLGAAQVGLEPLPASEVAVLRAVIDEPGRSVSEVAGVTNMQSSNVSTAVRALMDRGLIDKRADPRDRRVSLLEPTARALAEREAIEDAIAGSVSAALAELPAATVDALVAAIPAMRELTIQVAKTMPGRVGTAQRGA